The genome window AGTTGCTTGGCGGCTTTCTCGCAAGGCGACTCGTCCGCCAGCCCCACATCCGCGAAGCACAAAATTGAAATCAACAGAAAACCCACGAGACGCATGACGGCGAAACCTGGGTGGCGTTTTCTTGCATTGATATACATCCCAACCTCCTTTGGGGGCGGTCCTTAGGTTCAAACTCGTAATTTGAGCGCTTACACTTTTATGATTAACTTTGCCTCATCTAATCATTTATTGACCTTTTATGTCAAATTTTATTTCTTGCTGTAATGCGATCAAAACATTGAAAAAATGAGCCGTTTGAGTCTTCCAACCGGTCAGCGGAACAATTCCAGGTGCCGGTAGTTTTTGAAAGCCGGATCCAGTTTCAGAGTGACCAGAATCTCCGGTTTATTCTCTTTGACATATAGCAGGTTACGCACCATTTGCGGTTCGTCGCCTTTTTGCGCGTAGCACTTCGCCAACAGTACATGGTGTGACAGGATGTACGGATGGTTGGGATGGCGCATGGAAATCTTTTCCAATATGGAGATGGAGCGTCCATATTCCCCGGTGTTGTAATGGGTGGCTGCGGTGTTCAACTTCGCCATGAGATGGTTTGGGTCCATGCGCAGCACCATCGAATACACGGCGAGAGCGCGTTTATGCATGCCGTAGTGGGAAAACAGTTCGCCCCTGCGGTTCAGCGCTTCCGCAGGCTGGAAAAACAATTCGTCCGGGTGCAGTGCGCCGGGGATATCGTGCTGGTTGGGCGGCAGCTCCGACAGGCTGGTCTTGGCCAGGTTGTCCGGGTCGCCCAGTTCCATGGATTTCTGATAAAACGTGCGGGCTTCCTTCATGTTGCCGCGCAATGCATTGAGGTCCCCCAGTTCCTGATAGGACTTGGCCCGCAGGATCGGGTCGTTATCGATGTTGGCAAGCAGGGTTTCGATCGCCGACTCGGTCAGGTCCAGCCGCAGCAGCAGGCTGGCGAGACCAACGAGAATTTCCTGCGTGGGTTTGTCTTTGGGGTTCAGCCTGGCCGCCGTCTGGATTTCAAACAGCGCCAGCCCGTATTCGCCGGCCTGGTACAGAGATCGCGACCGGCTGAGGTGGTACTCTTGCGGGATCACTCGTTTCGGCAATTCATCGACGCGGCCCTTCTTGATCATTTCAATCAGTTGGCGGGCGGAGTCCACCTTTGGATGGCTGGTACGCATGCCGTAAAGCTGTTCCAGGAAGGACTGCGCTTTTTCCAGGTGATTCTGCACAGCGTGCAGGTAGCCGAGTTGATACAGCGAGTCGATATGTTGGGGATCGCGCTCGAGAGCTTTGAGAAACGCCTGTTCCGCGGCGTGCAGGTCGTTCAGATAAAAAGAGTTCATGCCCTGTTCGTACAGGTAAACGGGGTCGGTCGCATCCTGTGCGGCGGCCTCTTGCAGTGCCCGGTTGGCTTTGCTCATTTCCCCGTTGGCGGCCAGAGTGAGCGCGTACTCGTAATGCGCTTCCGGAACCTGTGCGTGCTGGTGCTGATTGATGGCGATTTCACAGCTTCGCTTGGACAGATCGACGACGCCCAGCTTGCGGTAGATTTCGCAGTTGGCGTAATGGATGGCCGGATGCCGCGGCTGGATGTTGCGTCCGTGCAAAAGAGTTTGATGCGCGTCGCGGTACTGTCCCAGCTCATAGAGCAGGAGCGCTTTCAGGATCACCGGCGTGCCCTTGCTGGGCCGTTCCTCATGGAGCCGGTCCACCCATTGCATGGCCTCGGTGAACTGCCCGTTTTGAGCCAGTTCCAGCACCTTCAGGTATTGCGGGTCCTTCCGATCATGCTTGGCGAAATGGGGGTCCCAGAGCGCGATCTCGATGCCCGGCCAGGTGGCGGCGGCGGGGGTTGCCTGCAACAGGAGGGCGAACAGGACGCCTCCCACTCCAATCCAATGCGTGATTCGTTTCAAAATAGTCATCCTTTATTGATCGAGGTATTTCTTGCGAAATTCGGGGTTGTGAATGATTCGCACGGCACGGGTGGCTTTGCGGCCGCGTGAATTTTTGTTGGCGGAGAACCGCGTGCCTGTATTGAAGATCAGGCCGAAAGAGTTGAAGTGACCGTTCGTCTCCGACGACCACAGCGAGCCGCAGCCTTCCCTGGCGAAGATTGGGTCGATGTGAATGATCATCTCGCGTCCGACCTGGGCGCTGTTGGTTTTATCGGCTTCGTACAGGGTCTTGAGTTCGTCCACCGTAGGCATGCGCCAATCGATGTGTCCGGCGAACGTGTCGTCGTTCAGCTTCTGCACATAATCGAACGATTGCCGCCAGTCGAGCCAGCGGCCCGTATCCAGATAGGAATCCTTCTTGAGCCACATGAGTCCCGTCTCTGTGTCGCTGACGGTGCCGTCGCCGTGATCGATGAAGCGCCGGTCCTGAGAGCGGGCCTCCGGACTGTCGGAAGCGGCATGGCCGTCGGTGCTTCCGGACGGAGCCAGCAGCATCCAAAGGACCAGCAGAACCCATCCGGCTCCCTGCGTTATCCATTGCATGTCCCTCATACTATAAAATCCACCGCCGAAACGAAAGCCCCGCGTCATCAGGACCGGCTCAGCTTGTCTTTAAAGAGTTGATTCAGCAAACCCGGATTGGCCTGGCCCTTGCTTGCTTTCATGGCCTGGCCGATGAAATAACTCAATACCTTGTCGCGTCCGGCCTTGAACTGCTCGACCTGCTCGGGGCTGGCGGCGATGATGTCATCCACGATCCTGCCCAGTTCGCCCTCGTCGGAAATCTGCGTCAGCCCCTGTTCCTTGATGATGACCGCCGGTTCCTTGCCGGTCTTGTACATGGTCTCGAACACCGTCTTGGCCATCTTGCCGCTCAGGGTGCCTGCGTCGATCAGCTTCAGCATGCCCGCCAGTTGCGCCGGCGTCACCGGGCAATCGCGGATGTCGCGGTCGTCGAGATTCATCAGCCGCATCAGGTCGCCCATGATCCAGTTGCTGACCGGCTTCGGCTGGTTGAACAGGGCCACGCATTCTTCAAAATAATCAGCGAGTTGGCGCGAGGTGGTCAGCACCCCGGCATCGTACTCCGGGATGCCGTACTGCTCGACGAAGCGCAGGCGTTTGGCCTCCGGCATTTCCGGCAGGGTCTGGCGGATGGACTCGACCCATTCCGCGCTACACACGATCGGCACGAGGTCGGGTTCCGGAAAATAACGGTAATCGTGCGCCTCCTCCTTGGAACGCATGGAAAAGGTGAGGTTGCGGTTGGCGTCGTACAGCCGCGTTTCCTGCACCACCGGGTCGCCCTGATTGAGGACCTTGGTCTGGCGCTCAACTTCGTGCTCAATGGCCTTTTGTACGAATTTGAAGGAGTTGATGTTTTTCAATTCGACGCGGGTGCCGAATTCTTTCTGGCCGACGGGGCGCAGCGACACGTTGGCGTCGCAGCGGAAACTGCCTTCTTCCATGTTGCAGTCGCTGACCTCGGCGTACTGGAGCACGGATTTCAGGGCGACGAGGTATTCCCGCGCGTCCTCGGCGCTGCGCAGCTCCGGCTCGCTGACGATCTCGATCAACGGCACGCCGGTGCGGTTGTAATCGACATAGCTCTGGCCCGCCTCGCCCAGGTTTTCGCCGTGGATGGATTTGCCGGCGTCTTCTTCCATGTGGATACGGGTCAGGCCGATGCGTTTGGGGCCGTCCGGAGTCTGGATGGTCAGGTGTCCGGCCAGGCCGATGGGCAGGTCGAATTGCGATACCTGGTAGCCCTTCGGCAGATCCGGGTAAAAATAATTTTTGCGCGCGAACTGGTTCATCGGCTGGATCTCGCAATGCGTCGCCAGGCAGGCTTTCATGGCATACTCCACCACCCTGCGGTTGAGCACCGGCAGCACCCCCGGCATGCCGAGGCAGATCGGGCAGGTGTTCTGGTTGGGCGCTTTCCCGAATTCCGTGGAGCAGGAACAGAAAATCTTGGATTGGGTTTTCAGCTGGGCGTGGACTTCCAGTCCGATGACCGTTTCGTATTTCATGCGGTGTTTGTGTCCGGAGACGGGTTCCGGATTCCGTTTCGACCGAGGGCCGGGTAATGGGTTGATTTCAGGGATTCTAATACAAGCGGGAAAAAGCCGTCAACTTTCTCTACATGGCGGTGAATCCCCCGTCCACAGGCAGCAGGGTGCCGGTGATGAAGGACGACTCGTCGCTGGCGAGAAACAGGCAGGCGTTGGCCACTTCCTCCGGCCGGGCAAAACGGCGCATCGGGTAGTAATGCTCCTTCCAGTCTGTCATCATGTCCTCATTGGCGCGCAGTGCTTCGGTCATGTCGGTTTCCACCATGCCGGGACAGATGGCATTCGAACGGATGTTCATGGGGCCGTATTCGACGGCGATGGAGCGGCACAATTGGTTGAGCGCGCCTTTGGAGACATTGTAAGCCCCGGTCTGCGGCACGGCGACCAGGCCGAGGATCGAACTGACGTGGACGATGGAACCGGACTGCTGTTTCACCATCTGCTGCAATACCCGGCGGGTGAGCAGGAACAGGCCGCGCAGATTCGTGTTCAGCACCTCATCCCAGGCATCGCTGCTGGTTTCGTGCAGCGGCCAGCCGCCGAGCGTTCCGGCGTTGTTCACCAGCACGTCGATCCGGCCGAACTGCTTCAGGGTGAGTTCGACCAGCATGTCCACATCGTCCTCGCGGGTGATGTCCCCCGGCACCGCGAGGACATCCGGGCCCAGGCGCTTTGCCGCCGCTCTCAGTACTTCCTTTCGGCGACCGAACAGGGCGAGGCGCGCGCCTTCCTTGTGAAACCGCTCCGCGCAGGCGAAGCCGATGCCGGTGCCGCCGCCGGTGATGATGACGGTCTTGTTTTCAAGTCTCATGGCCGATTCCCCGTACAAATTTGGAGGCTTCATATATATAATGGTTCATTCTGGAATATACCATTTCATTCCACCAGACAACACAGCAATTCCCCAGAAACAGCCCGGAGAAACCAGCATGTCCAATTTGAAATACGTTTATTACGCCTTCGGCGGGTTCATTGGCTTTGTCTGTGGACTGATCATTCAGATGATTTTCATGATGCTGGAACGGTCGGGGACCCTGGTCCTGGGCAAACTGGCAGAGGACCTCGGCGTGGTGGGCCGTATCGTCATTTACCTCATTGAGGGGATTCCTTATATGGGGATTGCTTTCGGCGTGCTGCTGGTGCATTACCTGTTCGGCCACCAGTTTCAGCAGGAAAATCAAAACGATGGCGGCAAAGAAAATTGAAACCAAAAACTACAACGTTTACAATAGCTACCGATTGAATCAGTGATACAATATAAATATCAATATCTTCTGACAAAGAATTCATGAACAGAAAGTTCAACGAGAATATTCTGAAGGCGCTCGATAAGACAGAAGAGGCGCTTAAAATCTGTAAAGAGGCCATGGAAGACGCCAACGATGAAACCTGCCGCGCCATGTACGCGGCGATGATCAAAGATTGCGAAAAACATGTCCAGATGTTGCAGGGGGAGATCGATCTCCACAAGGTCCAGAAAAAATGGGATGACACGAAAAAGTAGAGGATATGCGTATCTT of Nitrospina watsonii contains these proteins:
- a CDS encoding tetratricopeptide repeat protein, producing the protein MKRITHWIGVGGVLFALLLQATPAAATWPGIEIALWDPHFAKHDRKDPQYLKVLELAQNGQFTEAMQWVDRLHEERPSKGTPVILKALLLYELGQYRDAHQTLLHGRNIQPRHPAIHYANCEIYRKLGVVDLSKRSCEIAINQHQHAQVPEAHYEYALTLAANGEMSKANRALQEAAAQDATDPVYLYEQGMNSFYLNDLHAAEQAFLKALERDPQHIDSLYQLGYLHAVQNHLEKAQSFLEQLYGMRTSHPKVDSARQLIEMIKKGRVDELPKRVIPQEYHLSRSRSLYQAGEYGLALFEIQTAARLNPKDKPTQEILVGLASLLLRLDLTESAIETLLANIDNDPILRAKSYQELGDLNALRGNMKEARTFYQKSMELGDPDNLAKTSLSELPPNQHDIPGALHPDELFFQPAEALNRRGELFSHYGMHKRALAVYSMVLRMDPNHLMAKLNTAATHYNTGEYGRSISILEKISMRHPNHPYILSHHVLLAKCYAQKGDEPQMVRNLLYVKENKPEILVTLKLDPAFKNYRHLELFR
- a CDS encoding Lcl C-terminal domain-containing protein; this translates as MQWITQGAGWVLLVLWMLLAPSGSTDGHAASDSPEARSQDRRFIDHGDGTVSDTETGLMWLKKDSYLDTGRWLDWRQSFDYVQKLNDDTFAGHIDWRMPTVDELKTLYEADKTNSAQVGREMIIHIDPIFAREGCGSLWSSETNGHFNSFGLIFNTGTRFSANKNSRGRKATRAVRIIHNPEFRKKYLDQ
- the gatB gene encoding Asp-tRNA(Asn)/Glu-tRNA(Gln) amidotransferase subunit GatB, which gives rise to MKYETVIGLEVHAQLKTQSKIFCSCSTEFGKAPNQNTCPICLGMPGVLPVLNRRVVEYAMKACLATHCEIQPMNQFARKNYFYPDLPKGYQVSQFDLPIGLAGHLTIQTPDGPKRIGLTRIHMEEDAGKSIHGENLGEAGQSYVDYNRTGVPLIEIVSEPELRSAEDAREYLVALKSVLQYAEVSDCNMEEGSFRCDANVSLRPVGQKEFGTRVELKNINSFKFVQKAIEHEVERQTKVLNQGDPVVQETRLYDANRNLTFSMRSKEEAHDYRYFPEPDLVPIVCSAEWVESIRQTLPEMPEAKRLRFVEQYGIPEYDAGVLTTSRQLADYFEECVALFNQPKPVSNWIMGDLMRLMNLDDRDIRDCPVTPAQLAGMLKLIDAGTLSGKMAKTVFETMYKTGKEPAVIIKEQGLTQISDEGELGRIVDDIIAASPEQVEQFKAGRDKVLSYFIGQAMKASKGQANPGLLNQLFKDKLSRS
- a CDS encoding SDR family NAD(P)-dependent oxidoreductase, with product MRLENKTVIITGGGTGIGFACAERFHKEGARLALFGRRKEVLRAAAKRLGPDVLAVPGDITREDDVDMLVELTLKQFGRIDVLVNNAGTLGGWPLHETSSDAWDEVLNTNLRGLFLLTRRVLQQMVKQQSGSIVHVSSILGLVAVPQTGAYNVSKGALNQLCRSIAVEYGPMNIRSNAICPGMVETDMTEALRANEDMMTDWKEHYYPMRRFARPEEVANACLFLASDESSFITGTLLPVDGGFTAM